aaaacatataaaaaatacaaatttatattgataataaaataactccaataaatgttataaaaaaaatatatttgtcttttttttatttttttttttatttagttacacacataaaaatataagttggtACGCTGATTGATTTATCAGTTCACTAGGATATTTGGAGATACTCGTGCATTAACATTTGGTTGCTGCACAGTTTCTACCTTGATACTTGGTAGGGCACTAGCACTGGCAACAATTTCCTTTTGTAACCACTTTTTCACTCCTTTCCGGCATCTATTTTTCAGATAACAGTAACTCATTGttaccataaataatataatcacaatCATAACTGCACTGAtcatattaactttataatcCACAGTTGTCACATTCGCAAGATTTTCATTCACACAACTTGTTCCTTAGTTTGATTACTGCCCATTATCGGAATTAAATACGACTTGTTACTCTGCCTACGCCAATATAAtgaataacatataaaatttttagCTTGCTACCGTATAATACCTAATCGATCGAATTACCAGAACTTTTTTgattaatcatttaatttattttaattacaaatatctaCTCGTCTTTTTGCTTACTCGGCCACTTCGCGTAACATATTCTGTACGCAAGGGTTTGCTTGTTTAAAATTGAACCTTTTTTACTACATTTGAGGTACTTGTTTTctcattgttttctataatattctCCCTTTTGTCACTAGTTAGTTGATCCTGTTCCATAACGTAAGCTGGCTTTAACctatttatgaaaacatttactTGCCTACCTGGTaactgtatacaaaatattttatcttttctatCAATAACGCGATAAGGTCCGTCATATGGACATTGTAACGGTTTCCGTACTGCGTCATTTCTTAAGAATACATAGTTACAATTATACAGATCTTTGTGTACTGAAACTTTATTCGGTGACACGTTCACTCTTCCGACGGGTTTATGGCTATCAATTATCTCTTTTAATTTTGCTACATAACTCTGGGCGTTATCAGATTGAAAATTACTGGTGTCGCAAAAATCACCAGGTATTCTAATATTACTACCGTACAACATTTGTGCGGCGGTTACGCCTGTATCTAATCTGACAGTTGTGCGTAACCCTAGCATAACAGTTGGTAGTTCATCCATCCAAGATGTGTTACTTAAACGTGCCATAAGAGCTACCTTTAACGATCGGTGCCAACGTTCAATTTTTCCATTGCTCTGCGGGTGATATGGAGTGGTACGAATTCTTTTGATTCCCATTAATCTCATTAATTCCCTAAATAAACTACTCTCAAATTGTCTACCTTGATCACTCGTAAGCCTATCGGGGCAACCGTAACGACAAATCCACCCCTCATATACATTTCTTGCCACATTTTCCGCAGTTATCTCTTTCAGTGGGATTGCTTCTGGCCAATTTGTATACCTATCAATAATAGTTAATATATATCTAAAACCTTCTGATGTTGTCAACAAGGGTCCTACTATATCTATATGTATATGTCcgaaacgttttgttttttcaaaaatacctAAACCAGACACAGTATGTTTCTGAACTTTCGCACGTTGAcacttaatacaatttttcgCCCATATTCCAATATCTTTATTCATCCCCGGCCAAAAATATCTATCCTTTATTAATTTCCTACTAGCCCTAATACCGGGATGACTTAAATTATGTATTGACTCGAAAGCTATGTGTCTAAACTCTTTAGGCAAGTATGGACGTGCCCTATCAGTGGACATTTCACAATAAACATACCTATTATTGTCGTCTAATATAACACGTTTAAATAACAACTTGGAACTGTTATTTGATTCCTCTAACAAATCTGCAAGCTTGCTGTCAACTTCCTGCGCACTAGCGAGTTCTGTGAAATCTATAACTGTGGGACATGTTATTGTTTCAATTCTTGACAATGTGTCGGCTACAATATTATTCAAACCACTGATGTGCCTAATATTTGTACTGAACTCACTAATAAACATAATCTGTCTCGCTCGTCGTGACGTTTCCCTGTCTGTACCTACTTTACTGAAAACGAATGTTAACGGTTTGTGATCTGTAAAAATTACTAATTCACGACCTTCTATCATGTTACGAAAATGAattattgctaaataaatagCTAATAGTTCCCTGTCGTATGTAGAGTATCTTTTTTGAGTCTCAGTTAGCTTTCGTGAAAAATAACCCAAAGGTTGCCAGGCGTTATCAACCTTTTGTTGTAACACGGCGCCCACGCAAGTATTGCTCGCGTCGGTCATGAGCGACAAAGTTGCATCTTGTAACGGAAATGATAACAATACCGCATTCTTAAGGTCGATTttacattgtttaaaattactttccGCCTGCTCATTCCATACAATTAAACTTTTATCTTTACGCTTTGCTTTacctaaatacttatttaattctgACTGATGTTCTGCTGAATGTGGTATGTGTGTTCTGTAAAAGTTTAACATACCTAAAAATCTACGAAGGTCCGCGATAGTTTTGGGTTTTGGGAAATCTATTATAGCTTGTACTTTTTCATCTAAAGGCCTCAAGCCTTGGGTCGATACTTCAAAACCTAAAAAATCTAACTTTTTCTGGCCAAATACACACTTTGAAAAATTTATAGTAATGCCATACTGGTCAAAACGTTGGAAAACTTGCTCTAACTGTTGTCTATGCATTTCCTCATTTTCCGATGCCAAAATTAAATCGTCTATAAAATTGAATACAAAGTCTAACCCTTTTAAAACTGTATGATGCATAAAACGCTGAAAGGTTTGTGCGGCGTTTCGCAAACCAAATGGCATTCGCGGAAATTCATATAAACCAAAAGGAGTAATAACAGCGGTCTTCTCTATATCGCTTTCGGCTACAGACACGCAATTATATGCcctatttatatctattttcgaaaatatttctttacctGCTAACAAATAGGTAAAGTCTTGAAGTCTAGGCACAGGGTATCGATCGGGTTTTGTGATCGCATTTAACCTCCTGTAATCGCCACAAGGTCTAATATTACCGTCCCTTTTGGGCACTATATGCAAAGGGCTGGCCCAAGAACTACTACTCGGTCTACAAATACCTAATTCCTGcatcaatttaaattcatttttggCTTTTACGTACCTGTCGGGCGGCAATTGTCTGGCTCTCGCATACACCGGGGGTCCAGTCGTCTCTATATGATGAACTACCTCATGCTTGGGTATCTCTTTATATGAAATAGGTTTCGTTAAATCTGGAAATTTActcaataaatcataatatgtacatttttggGTAATGGTTTTAACAGTCGATTCAGTACACCTAGAAATGATACCCTTAGTACTTAAATTAGTAACCTGATCAATCAATCTGCGTCCGCTTAAATCAATCAACAAGTTATAGTTAGCTAAGAAGTCCGCACCTAAAATAGGTTGCTTTACATCCGCTAGCACAAATATCCAACGGAACGCTCGTCGCAGCCTTAAATCTAAAACCATACAATGCATACCATATGTTTTGATCTCCGTGCCATTTGCCGCATACAGTTTATATTGTTCTGTATTCAATGAATTATCACCTGATTTTTTATACACTGCACTGCGCGGTAACACGGACACATTCGCACCACTATCCACTAAAAATTGTAAGCCTGATTTCCTGTCCATTACACTAAGACGGTTGTTACTACTGATTGCACGGTCACAGTCCCCCGTCGCTGACTGTACCGATTTTAGTTTTCCTCTGCCTTTTTCGTGCCTCCTTCTTTCCAGTTACAAGGTGGGATGCACTTGCTAGCTCTCTGTCGGTAACGGAAATGATAATGGCACAACCAATTCGGATGATCTGGTGTCCTTCCACGTCCACGATTCCTTGAATTTGATCTTGATCTAAATCTCTTGTAGTTTCCACGTCTCCACGAGCCCCTCGTTCTAGTgttcatttcattcaatttgTCACTTAACTTTTGAATTTCAGCTATCATCCTATCTTCACAATTTGATGTTTCGGGCTTATTCTGTATGCTCGCAATACCTTGTACGGGTGTCAACGTTTCTGCCACCTTATCGGCAATCGACGCCAAAGTGTCTAACTCCTTGGAATCTGCTACAGCCAAAACACCACGTACTGCCGACGGCAGGTGATTTTGCCACAAAACTGCAAGTGTTTCGTTCGACACTTTTCCTCTAGCCAGATCTTGCATCTTACGTAAAAGTTGAGAAGACTTTTGTTCTCCCAACTCCATTTCCCCAATCAGTTTCTTCAATTGCATATCTTCTGATTCTTGGTAGATGGAAATTAGCCTCTGTTTTAACGTCTCGAATTTCTGTTTTTCCGGAGGGTTAATTAGTATCTCAGTTACCTgttcaattacatctttactcaATTTTGTTATCACTAATTCATACTTCGATTCATCCGACATCTTTTGTGGGCTTAAGACTGCTTCTTCTTGGATAAACCACAGCTTCGGCGAAGTTTTCCAAAACTCCGGAATGCGCGCAGTCAAGGACACTGCCGATATTCCTTGACCTTCCAGGACGACGGCTTTTTCTTCTCCCGTTGACATTTTTCTTTAACTGCACTacacgatattattattttatttaaaatgtttgttaccaCGCTACCAAACTGAAATTTGAGCCGTTGCCGTCACCTTTCTACACCAGTAATTCGGGTTCGGGGTCACCACTTTTGTGTTATATATTGTATGTGTACACTGTTACTTTCACTTACTGGTGTCGAGGTGAGGTAAATGATACGAAAGtcaataaaattcaatgttatataatttagaatataCACGGTATATTAACAATACACACATTAGTTCGATAGCGAGTATGGGCAACGACTGGTTATATTCTTTCGCTTGTGGGAACAATGCTACGCGTTCATTACGCAGAATGATACGTCAGCATTGCCACCAcaatcatgactgacggtattgaaggcgttcgagaaatcaaccaaagccaccacggtgactttactgtcctccatgcccgcccttgtatcgccagtcactttaaggagtgcggacttagtgctgtgacctggtcgGAACCCGGattgaagtgggttaagcaggttgttgtttaacacaaactgtgttaattgcttgtgcacacaggcctaaagcactttggagaggaaagggagaatcgATATGGGTCGGATGTGAGCTGGAAACGATGACGCCGACTCGGCCGACCAGTACCGCCGCCGATGTTGAGCTACTGGCCACGGACATAACTGCCGCTGTGAAGAGCGCCCTCGAAGCGGCGACGAACACGCACTTCCGGCTCACATTAGAAGCCTCATCGTCGCCAAGAGACGACTGCGTAAACAGTGGCAGTTCACGCGGTGTCCAGCGCAGAAAACCGAGCTCAACCGGCTAGCGGAAAGAGTGAAGGCCGAGATTAAACTCCACACCGCCGAGAGCTGGGAGCACACCATCACCGAGGCCGCCGACGACTGGCCCTCGATACACAGACTCTGCCGCCGACTCACCAACACCCCAGCTCCGGTGCGTCCATTGCTCCACAGCGATGGGGCCCCCAGGTACCGAGCAGAAGACCGAGCGACCATCTTCGCCGACCACCTGGAGCGTCAATTCTCCCCGAACCCAACTGCCGACACGGAACACGTCGCAGCAGTCAAGCAACACCTTGGAGACTACTTCGCCACGCCGATAGCCTCAGAAGAAGACCCACTCTACTTCTCCCCGGCCATGGTACACAAAGCAATAGCGCGGACCAAGCCCAGGAAAGCCCCGGGCGCGGACGGCATCTCCAACGCAGCGCTGCGTCACCTGCCGCACAAATTCGTGGCAGCGCTGACGCGCCTGTACAACGGCGTCCTGTGCACGGGCACCTTCCCCACAGCTTGGAAGGAGGGCCGCGTTATCATGCTGCCCAAGCCGGGGAAAACATCCTGAAGCCTGAGAGCTATCGGCCGATCACTCTGCTGCCCACCACCTCGAAGGTGTTCGAGCAACTCCTGCTGCGAACCATGTCACCCCACATCACGCCACGACCAGAGCAGTTTGGGTTCCGTGCTGAGCACAGCACGACGCTCCAGCTGTCGAGGGTACTGCACCACATCACCGCGGCCCTTAATAAAAGGGAGAGCACGTGTGCAGTATTCCTCGACATGGAAAAAGCATTTGACCGGGTCTGGCACGCCGGTCTTCTCTACAAGCTGTCTACGCAGACACCGATGCCCCGTCGCCTAATCAGGATAATCCAGTCGTTCCTAGAAAACCGGACCTTTAGAGTAGTGGTTGAAGGAGCTCTCTCCCCGCCGAGACCAGCAGCTGCCGGAGTTCCTCAGGGCAGCTGCCTTTCGCCTGCGTTGTACGCCACGTACACGGACGACATACCGACCCCGGAGGGGGTCCACCTCGCGCTGTACGCGGACGACGCGGCGTACGTGACGACGTCGCTCAACCCGTACCACGCCGCCGTCAAGATGCAGCGCGCCCTCGACCTCCTCCCCGCCTGGCTGTCGCAGTGGCGACTGTCCGTGAACGTGGGAAAGACGCAGGCAGTCTCCTTCTCGCGGAGGCTGATCGAGCCCCAGCCGCTACAACTCCTCGACCAGAACATGATTGGGCCACCAAGGCCAAGTACCTGGGCGTCACAATTGACCGCCTCTCCATAACGCCGCATGCCGAAAACGTGGTTGCACAGGTCCGCGCGGCCCGCGCCATACTTCGTCCAGTGCTCTCCTCACACCTCCCCACGAGAGTGAATCTGGGTGTGTATAAAACTTACATACGCACCCGGCTCACCTACGCAGCACCCGCGTGGTATGCCCTCACGTACGAGAAGAGCCGGCGAGCTTTGCGCGCGCAACAATCCCTTGCGCTGCGCACCATCGCCGGCGCCCCAAGGTACGTGAGGAATACCACCATATCACGCGATCGCCGCGTCGAGAAGATTTTCGGTTCGAAGATTgttgaaaatagaaaacaataatggagagaggatgccgccttgtggaacgccaacagtcggttcacatcggtgacttatcatcgagctggcgtgaactcgattctggcgttccacaaggcggcatcctctctccattattgttttctattttcatcaatcttctaaccgaaaatcttcagggtgcgtatcatctgtatacgctgatgacttgcaactctacgcgcaaggaacagtggaaTGCATAGCATCAGTTGTCGGCATGATTAACAGTGACCTTGAGCACATTAAGTGCTGGTCTAGCAAATTCTGTTTGGCTGTTAACCctgacaaatgtcaggctatagtcgtAGGCAGTCATCGCAGCATCAGTAGGCTAGGTCACGTATCAGTACCACCGGTCGTATTTAATGGCTCAATGGACTCAACTCTGAGCTGGAGGGCTCAAGTATCTTACGTTTGCAGGAGGGTCACTGGAATACTGCGGGCTCTGTATCATCTCAAAAACTTTCTTCCATCCACGACTAAAGCAATGCTTGGgcagaccttaatctttccactgattgactatggtgatgtatgttacttcatgcagatctcctcaacaaacttgaccgccttctcaacaactgcattcgattcatcttcaacctccccaagtatgatcatatatctacttatcgctcccagcttaggtggctgcctattcgtgagcgtggtaatttacgtgcactcacgactctcttctcttttcttacttcttctactcctccagcctacctaactccctactttcaatatctgtgtgataatcacaacAGTCACCTTCGTTcctctaataatcttcttcttctctgcccatcacacacttctgggtttgtcaactcttcttttcctgtccaatctgtcttattgtggaacgcgctccctcttgaaatcaggatgtccactaaccgtcttatgtttaagagcaaagttcgggatctctttttaaaacaagttgcagaatcgtcacacttatcatagtttgtattaatgaattattgtatttttagcaACCCGAAGGgaaattggtaaaaaaaaaatagattcaCAATAAACttgattgaattaaataatcacaataaatatttttgtcctggctttataattatttttaatattcaaacaaagGAAACAATcaacaatgtacataaaaacaaaaaccactTATCTGAGACACGTAACGACCACCAACAACCTTCCCGCTCCACCGCCAACCGAAAAGTGAAAGACTATCCATCTGAAGTCTTCACAGTATCCCTTACGGGACACGTGGAGCCAACATCGGGACCTGATGGGTCCCCTTGTTGGGGTATTTTGTTCGCCGCCCCTAAACTTAGGAGCGGGTATTTGAGTGTGGGGGGGCTTCCCCTTATGGTGGGTGAGTGCCTACGGCCCTGGTCGCAGGGTTGGGGGATCGAGCTTCACTCCTCCCGGCGGTCGCCCCTGCGTCGGGTGAGACCTATCGTTGCCCCATAGGAGGCCCAACGAGGAGGCGCCAGCCAGGGGGGAGGCTTTATCGATCCTTACTCCCTGTGTTTAGGGCCGAGGCAGTGGTTATGTTGGTTTACGTACGGGATGCGGAGCGAGATTGCCCCGACGTGAGAGAGAGCCCCCGTCTCCTGCGAACGAGGCGCATATCGCAGTATATATGCGGTGGTCTTCGCAGGCGGAGAGGGGCAAACTGCGGCGGGGCGTGATTGCCGTATCGCGCAGCGAGGGCGCCGGGCTTTCCGCCTGATGGCGGAGGGCCCAGCGCAGGTCGTTGTGTGGGCGTGTGGGCGCCGCGCTCGACCTAATGGGAGCGCGGCGCGTCCTGTCGGTGTTTCACCGGGCTCGACCGCCGAGGTAAGCGGGAGCCCGGTGCACGGTGAGTCAGTCCGGTGGGGTTGTCGCGCTCGACCTAACGGGAGCGCGACAAGCGGGTGGTGGTGGTTCCGCTGCGTGCGACGCACTCGGTCGTGAGTGTGGCGCAGCGGAAGCGGCGGGCGATGTGTTGTCCGGGGTGCGGGCCACCTGGGCCGCACCTGGGGCTTGGCCGCCGGCCTCTGGTCGCGGAGGGACGTCCTCCGCCTGCGTGGTCGCGAGCAGGTCGCGTGGTAGCCTCTTGCGGTCGGGTGGCCGCGCGTGCCATGGCGCTATGTCCTGGATGTGAGCCAGGTTGGACGCGTCGGCACGCGCGAACATGgaggcggcgaggcggcgcACGAAGTCGTCCAGGCTCTCGACGCGGCGATCGCGTGATATGGTGGTATTCCTCACGTACCTTGGGGCGCCGGCGATGGTGCGCAGCGCAAGGGAGTTGCGCGCGCAAAGCTCACATCCAGGACATAGCGCCATGGCACGCGCGGCCACCCGACCGCAAGAGGCTACCACGCGACCTTCTCGCGACCACGCAGGCGGAGGACGTCCCTCCGCGACCAGAGGCCGGCGGCCAAGCCCCAGGTGCGGCCCAGGTGGCCCGCACCCCGGACAACACATCGCCCGCCGCTTCCGCTGCGCCACACTCACGACCGAGTGCGTCGCACGCAGCGGAACCACCACCACCCGCTTGTCGCGCTCCCGTTAGGTCGAGCGCGACAACCCCACCGGACTGACTCACCGTGCACCGGGCTCCCGCTTACCTCGGCGGTCGAGCCCGGTGAAACACCGACAGGACGCGCCGCGCTCCCATTAGGTCGAGCGCGGCGCCCACACGCCCACACAACGACCTGCGCTGGGCCCTCCGCCATCAGGCGGAAAGCCCGGCGCCCTCGCTGCGCGATACGGCAATCACGCCCCGCCGCAGTTTGCCCCTCTCCGCCTGCGAAGACCACCGCATATATACTGCGATATGCGCCTCGTTCGCAGGAGACGGGGGCTCTCTCTCACGTCGGGGCAATCTCGCTCCGCATCCCGTACGTAAACCAACATAACCACTGCCTCGGCCCTAAACACAGGGAGTAAGGATCGATAAAGCCTCCCCCCTGGCTGGCGCCTCCTCGTTGGGCCTCCTATGGGGCAACGATAGGTCTCACCCGACGCAGGGGCGACCGCCGGGAGGAGTGAAGCTCGATCCCCCAACCCTGCGACCAGGGCCGTAGGTACTCACCCACCATAAGGGGAAGCCCCCCCACACTCAAATACCCGCTCCTAAGTTTAGGGGCGGCGAACAAAATACCCCAACAAGGGGACCCATCAGGTCCCGATGTTGGCTCCACGTGTCCCGTAAGGGATACTGTGAAGACTTCAGATGGATAGTCTTTCACTTTTCGGTTGGCGGTGGAGCGGGAAGGTTGTTGGTGGTCGTTACGTGTCTCAGAtaagtgttttttgtttttatgtacattgttgATTGTTTCctttgtttgaatattaaaaataattataaagccaggacaaaaatatttattgtgattatttaattcaatcaaGTTTATTGtgaatctattttttttttaccaatttcCCTTCGGGTtgctaaaaatacaataattcattaatacaaactatgataagtgtgacgattctgcaacttgttttaaaaagagatcccgaactttgctcttaaacataagacggttagtggacatcctgatttcaagagggagcgcgttccacaataagacagattggacaggaaaagaagagttgacaaacccagaagtgtgtgatgggcagagaagaagaagattattagaggAACGAAGGTGACTgttgtgattatcacacagatattgaaagtagggagttaggtaggctggaggagtagaagaagtaagaaaagagaagagagtcgtgagtgcacgtaaattaccacgctcacgaataggcagccacctaagctgggagcgataagtagatatatgatcatacttggggaggttgaagatgaatcgaatgcagttgttgagaaggcggtcaagtttgttgaggagatctgcatgaagtaacatacatcaccatagtcaatcagtggaaagattaaggtctgcCCAAGCATTGCTTTAGTCGTGGATGGAAGAAAGTTTTTGAGATGATACAGAGCCCGCAGTATTCCAGTGACCCTCCTGCAAACGTAAGATACTTGAGCCCTCCAGCTCAGAGTTGAGTCCATTGAGCCATTAAATACGACCGGTGGTACTGATACGTGACCTAGCCTACTGATGCTGCGATGACTGCCTacgactatagcctgacatttgtcagGGTTAACAGCCAAACAGAATTTGCTAGACCAGCACTTAATGTGCTCAAGGTCACTGTTAATCATGCCGACAACTGATGCTATGCAttccactgttccttgcgcgtagagttgcaagtcatcagcgtatacagatgatacgcaccctgaagattttcggttagaagattgatgaaaatagaaaacaataatggagagaggatgccgccttgtggaacgccagaatcgagttcacgccagctcgatgataagtcaccgatgtgaaccgactgttggcgttccacaaggcggcatcctctctccattattgttttctattttcaacAATCTTCGAACCGAAAATCTTCTCGACGCGGCGATCGCGTGATATGGTGGTATTCCTCACGTACCTTGGGGCGCCGGCGATGGTGCGCAGCGCAAGGGATTGTTGCGCGCGCAAAGCTCGCCGGCTCTTCTCGTACGTGAGGGCATACCACGCGGGTGCTGCGTAGGTGAGCCGGGTGCGTATGTAAGTTTTATACACACCCAGATTCACTCTCGTGGGGAGGTGTGAGGAGAGCACTGGACGAAGTATGGCGCGGGCCGCGCGGACCTGTGCAACCACGTTTTCGGCATGCGGCGTTATGGAGAGGCGGTCAATTGTGACGCCCAGGTACTTGGCCTTGGTGGCCCAATCATGTTCTGGTCGAGGAGTTGTAGCGGCTGGGGCTCGATCAGCCTCCGCGAGAAGGAGACTGCCTGCGTCTTTCCCACGTTCACGGACAGTCGCCACTGCGACAGCCAGGCGGGGAGGAGGTCGAGGGCGCGCTGCATCTTGACGGCGGCGTGGTACGGGTTGAGCGACGTCGTCACGTACGCCGCGTCGTCCGCGTACAGCGCGAGG
The nucleotide sequence above comes from Anticarsia gemmatalis isolate Benzon Research Colony breed Stoneville strain chromosome W, ilAntGemm2 primary, whole genome shotgun sequence. Encoded proteins:
- the LOC142985839 gene encoding uncharacterized protein LOC142985839; this encodes MSTGEEKAVVLEGQGISAVSLTARIPEFWKTSPKLWFIQEEAVLSPQKMSDESKYELVITKLSKDVIEQVTEILINPPEKQKFETLKQRLISIYQESEDMQLKKLIGEMELGEQKSSQLLRKMQDLARGKVSNETLAVLWQNHLPSAVRGVLAVADSKELDTLASIADKVAETLTPVQGIASIQNKPETSNCEDRMIAEIQKLSDKLNEMNTRTRGSWRRGNYKRFRSRSNSRNRGRGRTPDHPNWLCHYHFRYRQRASKCIPPCNWKEGGTKKAEEN